One window of the Pseudomonas lurida genome contains the following:
- a CDS encoding sensor histidine kinase yields the protein MATIKRLDVPPDERPDPDALLAWVQQEEQAALRGKLRIYFGSNAGVGKTCAMLAAAQRAVTQGRDVLAGVVETHGRAETADLLHGLEQLPRAALLHREFPLEEFDLDAALHRHPAVVLVDELAHSNAPGSRHPKRWQDVEELLGAGIDVWTTLNVQHLESLNDLVSGIIGIRVRETVPDHVFDNAHEVVVIDLPPDDLLQRLKDGKVYLGPAAARASRHFFRKGNLLALRELALRRTADRVDMQMRTYRRERSINTLWPARERLLVGVAGDSGDERLVREAARLAQKLEADWIVVHVATQQGHGAKRYLTAMKTLALASEFGADTATLPGMDVAEALAACAREHNANRLVLGHHPRQAWRLWHQSVSDRISRHHPQIDQIVIAHGVLPGKPPVIEKPAPQPGTRLAYLWASLACFAASAIAALLLQVFDLANVVMVFLLTVVLVALRYGRGPGVWAAMLAVLCFDFFFVQPRYSFTVNDTQYFFTFALMLGIALITGQLTARLRHEARTAAARERRATSLARLARDLSAALTVEQISEVALRTFSGVFEARVGLALPDAADGVHSVAGGGLPIDDSIAQWTYDHGQAAGHGTDTLSAAQGCYLPLKAPMRVRGVLVLELAQSERLNDPQERRLLEACMSQLAIALERVHFVEVAQSTLVQMEGEKMRNTLLAAISHDLRTPLTTLIGAADTALPHAPPGPLAELLQGIHEQATSMQRLIENLLDMARMQERGVRLNRQWHSLEEIVGSALRQLREPLARHVVHTRLSAHLPLVEVDALMIERVLVNLLDNAAKYTPPGTAITVSADKTAGSIVLEVSDTGPGYAPTHLFEPFARGQQESSITGIGLGLALAKRIVEAHGGHIETSPGHQSGMHFIITLPAGSPPSMEPL from the coding sequence ATGGCAACTATCAAAAGACTCGACGTCCCACCCGACGAACGCCCCGACCCCGACGCCCTGCTCGCCTGGGTCCAGCAGGAAGAACAGGCCGCCTTGCGCGGCAAACTGCGTATCTACTTTGGCTCCAACGCAGGCGTGGGCAAGACCTGCGCCATGCTCGCGGCGGCGCAACGTGCAGTCACGCAGGGCCGCGACGTACTGGCGGGCGTGGTAGAAACCCATGGCCGCGCGGAGACGGCTGATCTACTCCATGGCCTGGAGCAATTGCCCCGCGCCGCCCTCTTGCACCGCGAGTTCCCACTCGAAGAGTTCGACCTCGACGCCGCACTGCACAGGCATCCCGCTGTCGTGCTGGTCGACGAACTCGCCCACAGCAATGCCCCTGGTTCACGCCACCCCAAACGCTGGCAGGATGTCGAAGAATTGCTGGGCGCTGGCATCGACGTGTGGACCACGCTCAATGTCCAGCACCTTGAAAGCTTGAATGACTTGGTCAGCGGGATCATCGGTATTCGCGTACGTGAAACCGTACCGGATCACGTGTTCGACAACGCCCACGAAGTGGTGGTGATCGACCTGCCCCCCGATGATCTGCTGCAACGCCTCAAGGATGGCAAGGTGTACCTGGGCCCTGCGGCGGCGCGCGCGTCGCGGCACTTCTTCCGCAAGGGCAACTTGCTGGCCTTGCGCGAGCTGGCCTTGCGACGCACCGCCGACCGTGTCGACATGCAGATGCGCACCTACCGCCGCGAACGCTCGATCAATACGCTGTGGCCGGCCCGCGAGCGTTTGCTGGTGGGCGTAGCCGGCGACAGCGGCGATGAGCGACTGGTGCGGGAAGCCGCGCGCCTGGCCCAAAAACTCGAAGCCGACTGGATCGTGGTGCATGTGGCCACGCAGCAAGGGCACGGCGCCAAGCGTTACCTGACCGCCATGAAAACCCTGGCCCTGGCCAGTGAGTTCGGTGCCGACACTGCGACGCTGCCGGGCATGGACGTGGCCGAAGCCCTGGCCGCCTGTGCCCGCGAGCACAACGCCAATCGCCTGGTACTCGGCCATCACCCGCGCCAGGCGTGGCGGCTGTGGCACCAATCGGTCAGTGATCGGATCAGCCGACATCATCCGCAAATCGACCAGATCGTGATTGCCCACGGGGTACTGCCGGGCAAACCGCCTGTGATCGAAAAACCCGCACCGCAACCCGGTACACGGCTGGCCTACCTCTGGGCCAGCCTCGCCTGTTTCGCTGCCAGCGCCATCGCTGCGCTGCTGCTCCAGGTGTTCGACTTGGCCAACGTGGTCATGGTGTTTTTGCTGACTGTCGTGCTGGTGGCCTTGCGCTACGGACGCGGCCCCGGCGTGTGGGCCGCCATGCTTGCGGTGCTGTGTTTCGACTTTTTTTTCGTGCAGCCGCGCTACTCGTTCACCGTCAACGACACGCAATATTTCTTCACCTTTGCACTGATGCTCGGCATCGCCCTGATCACCGGGCAACTCACCGCCCGCCTGCGCCATGAGGCCCGAACCGCCGCTGCTCGGGAACGCCGGGCGACCTCGTTGGCCCGCCTGGCCCGCGACCTGTCGGCGGCGCTGACGGTGGAGCAAATCAGCGAAGTGGCATTGCGCACCTTCAGCGGCGTTTTCGAGGCGCGTGTCGGCCTGGCACTGCCAGACGCCGCCGATGGCGTGCACAGTGTCGCCGGAGGCGGGCTGCCGATTGACGACAGTATCGCCCAATGGACCTACGACCATGGCCAGGCCGCCGGTCACGGCACCGACACGCTGTCGGCAGCTCAGGGCTGCTACTTGCCGCTGAAAGCACCGATGCGTGTACGTGGCGTGCTGGTGCTGGAACTCGCCCAGAGCGAGCGCCTTAACGATCCGCAGGAGCGCCGCCTGCTGGAGGCGTGCATGAGCCAATTGGCGATCGCTCTGGAGCGGGTGCACTTCGTCGAAGTCGCCCAGAGCACCCTGGTGCAGATGGAGGGTGAAAAAATGCGCAACACCCTGCTGGCCGCCATTTCCCACGACCTGCGTACACCGCTGACCACCCTGATCGGCGCCGCCGACACCGCCCTGCCCCACGCCCCGCCCGGCCCATTGGCCGAGCTGCTGCAGGGCATTCACGAACAAGCCACGTCGATGCAGCGCCTGATCGAAAACCTGCTGGACATGGCACGCATGCAAGAGCGCGGCGTGCGCCTGAACCGCCAATGGCACTCCCTGGAAGAGATCGTCGGCAGCGCACTGCGCCAGTTGCGTGAACCGCTGGCGCGACACGTCGTGCACACCAGGCTGAGCGCGCATTTGCCACTGGTGGAGGTTGACGCGCTGATGATCGAACGGGTGCTGGTCAACCTCCTGGACAATGCGGCCAAGTACACGCCGCCCGGCACGGCCATTACCGTCAGCGCCGACAAGACGGCGGGCAGCATCGTGCTGGAGGTCAGCGATACCGGCCCCGGCTACGCGCCGACCCATCTGTTCGAACCCTTTGCACGCGGCCAGCAGGAGTCGTCCATCACGGGCATCGGCCTGGGCCTGGCACTGGCCAAACGCATCGTCGAGGCACACGGCGGCCATATTGAAACCAGCCCCGGCCACCAAAGCGGCATGCATTTCATCATCACGCTACCGGCGGGTAGCCCGCCCTCCATGGAACCCCTATGA
- the kdpB gene encoding potassium-transporting ATPase subunit KdpB — translation MMKNARLPLFDRRILLTAGLDALKKLLPQAQWKNPVMFVVYLGSILTTLLWLQSLGGQGEAPSGFILSITLWLWFTVLFANFAEALAEGRSRAQAASLRGMKRQTLAKLLQQPRHGSAWLPLEASQLRKDNVVLIEAGDLVPLDGVVIEGVASVDESAITGESAPVIREAGGDFSSVTGGTRVLSDWLVVRISVNPGESFLDRMISMVESAKRQKTPNEVALTILLVGLTLLFLLVIATLSPYSIFAVAMSGSGSVISATVLVALLVCLIPTTIGGLLSAIGVAGMSRMMSANVIATSGRAVEAAGDVDVLLLDKTGTITLGNRQASHFLPAPGVKEADLADAAQLASLADETPEGRSIVVLAKQKFDIRARDINALGASFVHFTAQTRMSGVDLPQGRAIRKGAADAIRSHIEALGGSFPAALQAKVDEVSRRGSTPLVVSDGAKALGVVELKDVVKGGIKERFAELRRMGIKTVMITGDNRLTAAAIAVEAGVDDFLAEARPEDKLQLIRDYQAQGKLVAMTGDGTNDAPALAQADVAVAMNSGTQAAKEAGNMVDLDSNPTKLIEVVEVGKQMLMTRGALTTFSVANDVAKYFAIIPAAFVATYPQLGALNVMHLGSPNSAILSAVIFNALIIIALIPLALRGVTYRAIGAAALLNRNLLVYGVGGVLVPFAGIKLIDMLLTGLGLV, via the coding sequence ATGATGAAGAACGCCCGTCTACCCCTGTTCGACCGACGCATCCTGCTCACTGCCGGTCTCGATGCGCTGAAGAAACTGCTGCCCCAGGCCCAATGGAAAAACCCGGTGATGTTCGTGGTGTACCTGGGCAGCATCCTCACCACCCTGCTGTGGCTGCAGTCCCTGGGCGGCCAGGGTGAAGCACCCAGTGGTTTCATCCTCAGCATCACGTTATGGCTGTGGTTCACGGTACTGTTCGCCAACTTCGCCGAGGCCCTGGCCGAAGGTCGCAGCCGGGCCCAGGCTGCCAGCCTGCGAGGCATGAAGCGCCAGACCCTGGCCAAATTGCTGCAGCAACCCCGTCACGGCAGCGCATGGCTGCCGTTGGAAGCCAGCCAATTGCGCAAGGACAACGTGGTATTGATCGAGGCCGGCGACTTGGTGCCGCTGGATGGCGTGGTGATTGAAGGAGTCGCGTCGGTGGATGAAAGTGCAATCACCGGCGAGTCGGCCCCGGTGATCCGCGAGGCCGGGGGCGACTTTTCCTCGGTCACCGGTGGTACGCGCGTGCTGTCGGACTGGCTGGTGGTGCGCATCAGCGTCAACCCCGGCGAATCCTTCCTGGACCGTATGATCTCGATGGTCGAGTCAGCCAAGCGGCAGAAGACCCCCAATGAAGTCGCGTTGACGATTTTACTGGTGGGCCTGACCCTGCTGTTCCTGCTGGTGATTGCCACGCTGAGCCCCTACTCGATTTTCGCCGTGGCCATGAGCGGCAGCGGCAGCGTGATCAGTGCCACGGTATTGGTGGCGTTGCTGGTGTGCCTGATCCCCACCACCATCGGCGGCCTGCTTTCGGCCATCGGCGTGGCGGGCATGAGCCGGATGATGTCAGCGAACGTGATCGCTACCTCAGGCCGCGCGGTCGAGGCAGCGGGGGATGTCGACGTGCTGCTGCTGGACAAGACCGGCACCATCACGTTGGGCAACCGCCAGGCCAGCCACTTTTTGCCGGCACCGGGCGTGAAGGAAGCCGATCTGGCCGACGCTGCGCAACTCGCCTCGCTGGCCGACGAAACCCCTGAAGGCCGCAGCATCGTGGTGCTGGCCAAGCAGAAGTTCGATATCCGCGCGCGGGACATCAACGCATTGGGCGCAAGCTTTGTGCACTTCACCGCGCAAACTCGCATGAGCGGCGTCGACCTGCCCCAGGGCCGGGCGATTCGCAAGGGCGCAGCAGATGCGATTCGCAGCCATATTGAAGCTCTGGGTGGGAGTTTCCCGGCAGCGCTGCAGGCAAAAGTCGACGAAGTCTCGCGTCGCGGCAGTACCCCACTGGTGGTGTCGGACGGTGCTAAGGCACTCGGCGTGGTCGAGCTCAAGGACGTGGTCAAGGGCGGCATCAAGGAGCGCTTCGCCGAGCTGCGACGCATGGGCATCAAGACCGTGATGATCACCGGCGACAACCGCCTGACCGCCGCCGCCATCGCCGTCGAGGCCGGTGTGGATGACTTCCTCGCCGAGGCGCGCCCGGAAGACAAGCTGCAATTGATCCGCGACTACCAGGCACAGGGCAAGCTCGTGGCCATGACCGGCGATGGCACCAACGATGCGCCAGCGCTGGCCCAGGCTGACGTGGCAGTGGCGATGAACAGCGGGACCCAGGCGGCGAAAGAGGCTGGGAACATGGTCGACCTCGACAGCAACCCGACCAAGCTGATCGAAGTGGTCGAGGTGGGCAAACAGATGCTGATGACCCGTGGCGCCCTCACCACCTTCAGCGTGGCCAATGATGTGGCGAAGTACTTCGCAATCATTCCGGCGGCGTTTGTGGCCACCTATCCACAGCTCGGCGCCCTGAACGTGATGCACCTCGGCAGCCCTAACTCAGCGATCCTCAGCGCAGTGATTTTCAACGCATTGATCATCATCGCGCTGATTCCACTGGCCTTGCGCGGGGTGACCTACCGGGCGATCGGCGCGGCGGCGTTGCTCAACCGCAACCTGCTCGTCTATGGCGTGGGCGGAGTGCTGGTGCCGTTTGCCGGGATCAAGCTGATCGACATGCTGCTGACGGGGCTGGGCCTGGTGTAA
- the kdpC gene encoding K(+)-transporting ATPase subunit C, with amino-acid sequence MTTQSIFKGLLRPVLVSAVFFMLLTGLAYPAFTTVAAQLLFPFQARGSLIEHDGRVIGSTLIGQHFTQPAYFHGRPSMTLGADPQDPSKSISQPYNAGSSGASNLGPTSQKLVDQVAARAQAYRQENALAADAPVPVDAVTASASGLDPHISVANARLQLARVARLRHLPEPELLQLLSEHTSARTLGLLGEPRVNVLQLNLALDARQPAIAVSE; translated from the coding sequence ATGACAACGCAATCGATATTTAAAGGGCTGTTGCGCCCGGTGCTGGTTTCGGCGGTGTTTTTCATGCTGCTGACGGGGCTGGCGTACCCGGCTTTCACCACCGTTGCCGCCCAGCTGTTGTTCCCGTTTCAGGCCCGCGGTTCATTGATTGAACACGACGGGCGGGTGATCGGTTCAACCCTGATTGGCCAACACTTCACCCAACCCGCGTACTTCCATGGCCGCCCGAGCATGACCCTCGGGGCCGACCCGCAGGACCCAAGCAAGAGCATCTCGCAGCCCTACAACGCAGGTTCCAGCGGCGCCAGCAACCTAGGCCCGACCAGCCAGAAACTGGTAGACCAGGTCGCCGCGCGGGCGCAGGCCTATCGCCAGGAAAACGCCCTCGCCGCCGATGCCCCCGTGCCAGTCGATGCGGTGACCGCTTCCGCCTCCGGCCTTGACCCGCATATCTCGGTGGCCAACGCTCGCCTGCAACTGGCACGGGTGGCTCGCCTGCGGCACCTCCCGGAACCCGAACTGCTGCAACTGCTCAGCGAGCACACCAGCGCCCGCACCTTGGGGCTGCTCGGCGAGCCACGGGTCAATGTACTGCAACTCAACCTGGCGCTGGATGCTCGTCAGCCCGCCATCGCGGTCAGTGAGTAA
- the kdpA gene encoding potassium-transporting ATPase subunit KdpA: protein MLSTLLEFTLVLGLMTGLAVLMGKWLARVFTGVHHALPERCTYRLLGIDPRETMGWARYGSALLLANAAMMLLGYVVLRLQAVMPINPLGLAAQTPDLAFNTAASFITNTNWQAYSGETSLSNFSQMAVITFLMFVGATSGVVAAAGFIRGLSRSSSADIGNFWVDFTRTLYRVMLPVCVGMALVYVWQGMPQTFASQALATTLEGAQQQLIVGAVASFESIKHIGTNGGGFFSMNAAHPFENPTPLTNILHILSMLLIPSALTYTFGSMLLQRRQGWVFFGTFLVMFIGFLALVYGAEQSGNPLLTQAGANQALSLEQSGGNMEGKELRFGIADSSLFIATTTAATTGSVNAMHDSLTPMGGFVPLAQMMLNCVFGGDGVGFINLIQYALLTVFLVGMMIGRSPEFLGKKIEAREMKLVMLSVLAHPISILGFTALAALWPDTLASLNNLGPHGFSEVLYAYTSGTANNGSAFAGLNANTPFFNTTIGLAMLIGRFFTMLPMLAVAGSLAMKKTVPAGAGTIPTATPLFMLLVVFVVLVVGGLTFLPALALGPLVEQLQLLSGQTYN from the coding sequence ATGTTAAGCACTTTGCTGGAATTTACGTTGGTCCTGGGGTTGATGACCGGGCTCGCCGTGCTGATGGGCAAGTGGCTGGCCCGGGTGTTCACCGGGGTTCACCACGCCCTGCCGGAACGTTGTACCTATCGCCTGCTGGGTATTGACCCACGCGAGACCATGGGCTGGGCCCGCTACGGCTCAGCGTTGTTGCTGGCGAATGCGGCGATGATGCTGCTCGGCTATGTGGTCCTGCGCCTGCAGGCAGTGATGCCGATCAATCCCCTGGGGCTCGCCGCACAAACACCGGACCTGGCGTTCAACACCGCCGCCTCCTTTATTACCAACACCAACTGGCAGGCGTACTCGGGTGAAACCAGCCTGTCGAACTTCAGCCAAATGGCGGTCATCACCTTTCTGATGTTTGTCGGCGCCACCTCTGGCGTGGTCGCGGCTGCGGGCTTCATCCGCGGATTGAGTCGTTCCAGTTCGGCCGATATCGGCAACTTCTGGGTCGACTTCACGCGCACGCTTTACCGTGTGATGCTGCCAGTGTGTGTCGGCATGGCGTTGGTCTATGTGTGGCAGGGCATGCCGCAGACCTTTGCGTCCCAGGCCCTGGCCACTACGCTGGAGGGCGCGCAGCAACAGTTGATCGTCGGCGCAGTCGCCAGCTTTGAATCGATCAAGCATATCGGCACCAATGGCGGCGGCTTCTTCAGCATGAACGCTGCACACCCGTTCGAAAACCCGACGCCACTGACCAACATCCTGCACATCCTCAGCATGCTGCTGATTCCCTCAGCGCTGACCTACACCTTCGGCAGCATGCTCTTGCAACGCCGTCAGGGCTGGGTGTTTTTCGGTACCTTCCTGGTGATGTTCATCGGCTTTCTCGCGCTGGTGTACGGTGCCGAGCAAAGTGGCAACCCGCTGCTGACCCAGGCCGGCGCAAACCAGGCCCTGTCGCTGGAACAAAGCGGCGGCAATATGGAAGGCAAGGAACTGCGCTTCGGTATCGCCGACAGCAGCCTCTTCATCGCGACCACCACAGCGGCAACCACCGGTTCGGTCAACGCCATGCACGACTCGCTGACCCCCATGGGAGGCTTCGTGCCCTTGGCGCAGATGATGCTCAACTGCGTGTTCGGCGGCGACGGCGTGGGCTTTATCAACCTGATCCAGTACGCCCTGCTGACGGTGTTCCTGGTGGGCATGATGATCGGCCGCAGCCCGGAATTCCTCGGCAAGAAGATCGAGGCCCGAGAGATGAAACTGGTGATGCTCTCGGTACTCGCGCACCCCATCAGCATCCTTGGTTTCACAGCCCTCGCCGCCCTGTGGCCGGACACCCTGGCGAGCCTCAACAACCTCGGCCCACACGGTTTCAGCGAAGTGCTTTACGCCTACACCTCCGGCACCGCCAACAACGGTTCGGCCTTTGCCGGGTTGAATGCCAACACGCCGTTTTTCAATACCACCATCGGCCTGGCGATGTTGATCGGGCGCTTCTTCACCATGCTGCCGATGCTGGCCGTGGCCGGTTCCCTGGCGATGAAAAAGACCGTGCCTGCCGGTGCCGGCACCATCCCGACCGCCACACCATTGTTCATGCTGCTGGTGGTGTTCGTGGTGTTGGTGGTCGGTGGCCTGACCTTCCTGCCGGCGCTCGCGCTCGGTCCGCTGGTAGAGCAACTGCAGTTGCTGTCCGGCCAGACGTACAACTGA
- the kdpF gene encoding K(+)-transporting ATPase subunit F → MSGLDTRALNLPGLFIKGSFTVFTLTFIYIASGLCAVGLFAYLGYALIRAEKF, encoded by the coding sequence GTGTCCGGACTTGATACCCGAGCGCTTAACCTCCCCGGCTTATTCATCAAGGGGAGTTTCACCGTGTTCACACTGACCTTCATTTACATCGCCAGCGGCTTATGTGCTGTCGGGCTGTTCGCTTACTTGGGCTACGCCCTCATTCGTGCTGAAAAGTTCTAG
- a CDS encoding catalase family protein: MMIRSRYDQPSLLARLWLRIGAFLGKTLLWLVGLGLLGWLAATAWYAWQHSGPVSPNEQIPPGEAAMTQGIIQTAVRIVDQHREGTRYLRDAHAKAHGCVKADVSVLADLDPALRQGVFAEPGKTWQALIRLSNGNAYPQFDSIRDARGMALKLLDVPGKQLLADQQARTEQDFVMFSHPNFFVSDVAEYAQNIGAQADGKKVLAFFPKADPRTWQVRHLFIALATLAPAPASPTQTTYFSVSPYKFGAANAKFRVAPDPQSCPEYVLPKQNQDLPNFLRSALSQQLSTDRVPACFVLQIQRQNPQKFMPIEDTSIEWKESDAPYESVAKVRIPAQDFDTPEQNLACDNQSFNPWFGVGEHRPIGGINRLRKAVYEAVSDYRHSRNL; the protein is encoded by the coding sequence ATGATGATTCGATCCCGATACGACCAACCCTCCCTGCTCGCCCGCCTCTGGCTGCGCATCGGCGCGTTTCTCGGCAAGACTCTACTGTGGCTGGTAGGCCTCGGCCTGCTCGGTTGGCTGGCCGCTACCGCCTGGTACGCCTGGCAACACAGCGGACCGGTATCGCCGAATGAGCAGATCCCGCCAGGCGAAGCGGCGATGACCCAGGGCATTATCCAGACAGCGGTGCGCATCGTTGACCAGCATCGCGAAGGCACCCGCTACCTGCGCGATGCCCACGCCAAGGCGCATGGTTGCGTGAAGGCCGACGTCAGCGTGCTGGCCGATCTCGACCCGGCGCTGCGCCAGGGCGTGTTTGCCGAGCCGGGCAAGACCTGGCAGGCGCTGATCCGACTGTCCAATGGCAACGCCTATCCGCAGTTCGACAGCATTCGTGACGCACGGGGCATGGCGCTCAAGCTGCTGGACGTACCGGGCAAGCAATTGCTGGCCGACCAGCAGGCGCGCACGGAACAGGACTTCGTGATGTTCAGCCACCCGAACTTCTTTGTCAGCGATGTGGCGGAATATGCGCAGAACATCGGCGCGCAAGCGGATGGCAAGAAAGTGCTGGCGTTCTTCCCCAAGGCCGACCCGCGCACCTGGCAGGTACGCCACTTGTTCATCGCCCTGGCCACCTTGGCGCCAGCACCGGCGAGCCCTACACAGACTACGTATTTTTCGGTCTCGCCCTACAAGTTCGGTGCCGCCAACGCCAAGTTCCGTGTCGCGCCTGACCCGCAAAGCTGCCCGGAGTATGTGTTGCCCAAACAGAACCAGGACCTGCCGAATTTTCTGCGTAGTGCTTTGAGCCAGCAACTGTCTACCGACCGTGTACCGGCGTGTTTTGTGTTGCAGATCCAGCGGCAGAACCCGCAGAAGTTCATGCCCATCGAAGACACCAGCATCGAGTGGAAAGAGAGCGATGCGCCCTACGAGAGCGTGGCCAAGGTGCGTATCCCGGCGCAGGACTTCGACACGCCCGAGCAGAACCTGGCGTGCGATAACCAGTCGTTCAATCCGTGGTTTGGGGTGGGGGAGCATCGGCCGATCGGGGGGATCAATCGGTTGCGCAAGGCGGTGTATGAGGCGGTCAGCGACTATCGGCATAGTCGTAACTTGTAG
- a CDS encoding di-heme-cytochrome C peroxidase, translating into MRIFSRVLLLIFVTVALLLAVVLYYTVNPKLPDYVPVEQVHYQDQWSTADRQTYYFTPQGTQVKGLHYDWFTALELPFSEQRFATPEYLARFGFLVDPKQVPTAQNPGNLPVGFARHKNAGSNVDYLDITCAACHTGELHFKGQALRIDGGSAQHVLPSSVPTLRGGSFGQALVASLAATYYNPWKFERFARHVLGERYDAEHKHLRQDFKQSLNQFLKVAWNDTHRGLYPTEEGPGRTDAFGRIANASFGDAISPDNYRVANAPVDYPHLWDIWTFDWVQWNGSAQQPMARNIGEALGVGATLTFFDAAGQPLQGDARYPSSVRVRDLNLIEETLQRLKPPTWPEALFGAIDKPLAAQGRALFSENCAGCHVPSVTQENGRPVQQLKMLPVDYMGTDPGTASNIADQRYDLSALQWDPAELARLNVELHPTPTEPLDLKKMSVAKGLAYVTAFVEEHAYRAAGVTPAERPRLDGYGLPIGVRELRAYKARPLAGVWATPPFLHNGSVPTIYQLLSPQDERSTTFYKGTFNYDPRHLGFETASFKNAFLFDTRITGNHNSGHEFRAGARGNGVIGRGLLPQERWALLEYLKVLGGPLEQQLP; encoded by the coding sequence TTGCGCATTTTTTCCCGTGTTTTACTCCTGATATTCGTCACGGTGGCCCTATTGCTGGCCGTGGTGCTCTATTACACCGTCAACCCCAAGTTGCCCGACTACGTGCCCGTGGAACAGGTGCACTACCAGGACCAATGGAGTACCGCCGACCGCCAGACCTACTACTTCACGCCCCAGGGCACTCAAGTAAAAGGCCTGCACTACGACTGGTTCACCGCCCTGGAGCTGCCCTTTTCCGAGCAACGCTTCGCCACGCCGGAGTACTTGGCGCGCTTCGGTTTCCTGGTCGACCCCAAGCAAGTGCCTACCGCGCAGAATCCGGGCAACCTGCCCGTGGGTTTCGCCCGGCACAAGAACGCCGGCAGCAACGTTGACTACCTGGATATCACCTGCGCCGCCTGCCATACCGGCGAGCTGCATTTCAAAGGCCAGGCCCTGCGCATCGACGGTGGCTCGGCCCAGCATGTATTGCCCTCCAGTGTACCGACCCTGCGCGGCGGCAGTTTTGGCCAGGCCCTGGTTGCCAGCCTTGCCGCCACCTATTACAACCCATGGAAGTTCGAGCGCTTCGCCCGCCACGTACTGGGCGAGCGCTACGACGCGGAACACAAACACCTGCGCCAGGACTTCAAGCAGTCACTCAATCAGTTTCTGAAAGTGGCCTGGAACGATACCCACCGCGGCCTCTACCCCACCGAAGAAGGCCCCGGCCGCACGGACGCCTTTGGCCGGATCGCCAACGCCAGCTTTGGCGACGCCATTTCCCCGGACAATTATCGCGTCGCCAATGCACCCGTGGACTACCCGCACTTGTGGGATATCTGGACCTTCGACTGGGTGCAATGGAACGGCTCGGCCCAGCAACCCATGGCCCGCAACATCGGTGAAGCCCTGGGTGTAGGCGCGACACTGACCTTTTTCGACGCCGCCGGCCAGCCGCTCCAGGGCGATGCGCGCTACCCGTCCAGCGTGCGCGTGCGCGACCTCAATCTCATCGAAGAAACCCTGCAACGGCTCAAGCCGCCGACCTGGCCCGAGGCCCTGTTCGGCGCCATTGACAAACCCCTTGCAGCCCAGGGCCGCGCCCTGTTCAGCGAAAACTGCGCCGGTTGCCACGTGCCCAGCGTGACCCAGGAAAACGGTCGTCCAGTGCAGCAGCTGAAAATGCTGCCGGTGGACTACATGGGCACCGACCCGGGCACCGCCAGCAACATTGCCGACCAACGCTACGACCTCAGCGCGCTGCAGTGGGACCCGGCAGAACTGGCCAGGCTCAATGTCGAACTGCACCCGACACCGACGGAACCCTTGGACCTGAAGAAAATGTCCGTGGCCAAGGGCCTCGCCTACGTCACCGCCTTCGTCGAAGAGCATGCCTACCGCGCCGCGGGCGTGACCCCGGCCGAACGTCCGCGCCTGGACGGCTACGGCCTACCCATCGGCGTGCGTGAATTGCGCGCCTACAAAGCGCGGCCGCTGGCCGGCGTGTGGGCAACACCACCGTTCCTGCATAACGGCTCGGTGCCGACGATCTATCAGTTGCTCTCGCCCCAGGACGAGCGCAGCACCACCTTCTATAAAGGCACGTTCAATTACGACCCGCGCCATCTCGGCTTCGAGACCGCGTCGTTCAAGAATGCCTTCCTGTTCGATACCCGTATCACCGGCAACCACAACAGCGGCCACGAATTCCGTGCAGGCGCTCGTGGCAACGGCGTCATCGGCCGTGGCCTGCTGCCGCAGGAACGCTGGGCGCTGCTGGAATACCTCAAAGTGCTGGGCGGCCCGCTGGAGCAACAACTGCCATGA